One Methylobacterium sp. AMS5 genomic region harbors:
- the murG gene encoding undecaprenyldiphospho-muramoylpentapeptide beta-N-acetylglucosaminyltransferase: MTVFTPLVLVCAGGTGGHLFPAQSLAYALKDRGIRVALATDARVDSIAGDFPAEEIVTIASATPSGRSVLRRAGAVVTLGRGFGQAARAVRRLNPAAVVGFGGYPTVPPMLAAQLLRVPTILHEQNAVMGRANGFLAKGARVIATGFKEVRGVPEKATARRVHTGNPIRPAVLAVAETPYPSLDANAPLRLLVFGGSQGARVMSEVVPAAIEKLPQDLRARLHLVQQARPEDLTATQNRYLAMGLGGIEAAPFFKDLPGRMASAHLVVARSGASTVSELAAIGRPAILVPLPGALDQDQAANAATLAQIGAALSIPQSAFTPDRLAAELVDLFEAPRKLTQAAAAAKTARILDAADRLAALVAETAAAT, encoded by the coding sequence GTGACCGTCTTCACCCCCCTGGTTCTCGTCTGCGCGGGTGGCACCGGCGGTCACCTGTTCCCGGCCCAGAGCCTCGCCTACGCCCTGAAGGATCGCGGGATTCGCGTCGCGCTCGCCACCGATGCCCGCGTCGATTCGATCGCGGGCGATTTCCCGGCGGAAGAGATCGTCACCATCGCCTCGGCGACACCTTCGGGCCGCTCGGTGCTGCGCCGGGCCGGCGCCGTCGTCACGCTCGGCCGAGGCTTCGGCCAGGCCGCCCGCGCCGTGCGGCGGCTCAACCCGGCGGCGGTCGTCGGCTTTGGCGGCTACCCCACCGTGCCGCCGATGCTGGCGGCGCAGCTTCTGCGGGTCCCGACCATCCTGCACGAGCAGAACGCGGTGATGGGCCGGGCCAACGGCTTCCTCGCCAAGGGCGCGCGCGTCATCGCCACCGGCTTCAAGGAGGTGCGCGGCGTCCCCGAGAAGGCGACCGCGCGCCGCGTCCATACCGGGAACCCGATCCGCCCCGCGGTGCTCGCCGTGGCCGAGACGCCCTATCCGTCCCTCGATGCGAACGCGCCGCTCCGGCTCCTCGTGTTCGGCGGCAGCCAGGGCGCCCGCGTGATGAGCGAGGTGGTGCCGGCAGCGATTGAAAAGCTGCCGCAAGACCTTCGCGCCCGCCTCCACCTCGTGCAGCAGGCGCGGCCCGAGGATCTGACCGCGACGCAGAACCGCTACCTCGCCATGGGGCTCGGCGGGATCGAGGCGGCCCCCTTCTTCAAGGATCTGCCCGGCCGCATGGCGAGCGCCCATCTCGTGGTGGCGCGCTCCGGCGCCTCGACGGTCTCCGAACTCGCCGCCATCGGCCGGCCCGCCATCCTCGTGCCGCTGCCCGGAGCGCTGGATCAGGATCAGGCGGCCAACGCCGCGACGCTGGCCCAGATCGGCGCCGCGCTCTCGATTCCGCAGAGCGCCTTCACTCCCGATCGGCTCGCCGCCGAGCTGGTGGATCTGTTCGAAGCACCGCGGAAATTGACCCAGGCCGCCGCTGCGGCCAAAACCGCCCGCATCCTCGACGCGGCCGACCGCCTCGCCGCGCTCGTCGCCGAGACGGCGGCCGCGACCTGA
- a CDS encoding helix-turn-helix transcriptional regulator, with the protein MTIVRTRTPSGEAIVILPEAEFERLRELAEDMLDTRTLDASERRLAADEEELLSEDDLAALRRAPSPLAFWRGRRGVAADVLAQLCAVEPSLLAEIERGGVTAEPALYQRLARALDVDVEDLAPEAAGA; encoded by the coding sequence ATGACCATCGTGCGGACCCGCACGCCCTCCGGCGAGGCGATCGTCATCCTGCCCGAGGCCGAGTTCGAGCGGCTGAGGGAGTTGGCCGAGGACATGCTCGATACGCGTACGCTCGACGCTTCCGAGCGCCGGCTGGCGGCTGACGAGGAAGAATTGCTGAGCGAGGACGACTTGGCTGCCTTGCGCCGGGCGCCGAGCCCCCTTGCCTTCTGGCGGGGCCGGCGCGGCGTTGCTGCCGACGTGCTCGCGCAACTTTGCGCGGTCGAGCCGAGCCTGCTGGCTGAGATCGAGCGGGGTGGAGTCACGGCCGAGCCCGCCCTCTACCAGCGGCTCGCGCGCGCCCTCGACGTCGATGTCGAGGATCTGGCACCCGAGGCGGCCGGCGCGTGA
- the ftsA gene encoding cell division protein FtsA, translated as MQTHHGLTPRLKPLSARRSATMSVLDIGTSKVVCLIAELQPAEAMSTLRGRTHLARIIGIGHQRSLGLKGGAIVDLEAAEGAIRQAVHAAERMAKAEVQSVIVNISGGRIASQHFEARVNVRSGTVTGSDVERVLETASAHGVSPGRAVLHALPTGYALDGQGAVIDPSGMIGNALGVDLHVVTAEAAAARNLMLAVEHCHLGVDAVIATPYAAGLSALVDDEAELGCAVVDMGGGTTSVGVFMGGHLVHCDAVAVGGHHVTMDIARGLSTRVSVAERLKTLYGSAIATASDERDMIAVHGVGEDEGEAPGHVPRSQLVRIVKPRVEEVLELVRDRLRNAGFGAQAGRRVVLTGGASQLVGMPETARRILQGQVRIGRPLGIRGLPEAAKGPAFSASVGLLVYPQVAHAEHFEPRGQGAFAGTGTDGYFSRVGRWIRESF; from the coding sequence ATGCAGACCCATCACGGCCTCACGCCGCGCCTGAAACCGCTTTCCGCCCGTCGGAGCGCGACGATGTCGGTGCTCGACATCGGCACCAGCAAGGTCGTCTGCCTCATCGCCGAGCTGCAGCCGGCCGAGGCAATGTCGACGCTGCGCGGGCGCACCCATCTCGCCCGCATCATCGGCATCGGCCACCAGCGCTCGCTCGGGCTCAAGGGCGGCGCCATCGTCGATCTGGAGGCCGCCGAGGGCGCGATCCGTCAGGCGGTCCACGCCGCCGAGCGGATGGCCAAGGCCGAGGTCCAGTCGGTCATCGTCAACATTTCCGGCGGGCGCATCGCCTCGCAGCATTTCGAGGCGCGGGTGAACGTCCGCTCCGGCACCGTCACCGGCTCCGACGTCGAGCGGGTGCTGGAGACCGCGAGCGCCCACGGCGTCAGCCCCGGCCGGGCGGTGCTGCATGCCCTGCCGACCGGCTACGCGCTGGATGGGCAGGGCGCGGTGATCGACCCGTCCGGCATGATCGGCAACGCACTCGGCGTCGATCTTCACGTCGTCACCGCCGAGGCGGCCGCCGCGCGCAACCTGATGCTGGCGGTCGAGCACTGCCATCTCGGCGTCGATGCGGTGATCGCCACGCCCTACGCCGCCGGCCTCTCGGCGCTCGTGGACGACGAGGCCGAACTCGGCTGCGCCGTCGTGGATATGGGCGGCGGCACCACCAGCGTCGGCGTCTTCATGGGCGGCCACCTCGTCCATTGCGACGCCGTCGCGGTCGGCGGCCACCACGTCACCATGGATATCGCCCGCGGGCTCTCGACCCGCGTCTCCGTCGCCGAGCGGCTGAAGACCCTCTACGGCTCGGCCATCGCCACGGCCTCCGACGAGCGGGACATGATCGCCGTGCACGGCGTCGGCGAGGACGAGGGCGAGGCGCCCGGCCACGTGCCGCGCTCGCAGCTCGTGCGTATCGTCAAGCCGCGGGTCGAGGAGGTGCTCGAACTGGTGCGCGACCGCCTGCGCAACGCGGGCTTCGGCGCCCAGGCCGGTCGCCGGGTGGTGCTCACGGGCGGCGCGAGCCAGCTCGTCGGCATGCCGGAGACGGCCCGCCGCATCCTTCAGGGACAGGTCCGGATCGGGCGCCCGCTCGGCATCCGCGGCCTGCCGGAAGCCGCCAAGGGGCCCGCCTTCTCGGCCTCGGTCGGCCTGCTGGTCTACCCGCAGGTGGCGCATGCGGAGCATTTCGAGCCGCGGGGGCAGGGCGCCTTCGCCGGCACGGGAACGGACGGCTACTTCTCGCGGGTCGGTCGCTGGATCCGGGAAAGTTTCTAG
- a CDS encoding type II toxin-antitoxin system RelE/ParE family toxin, which yields MGRSLVFTRAAARALSRMPRNTEEWIRGKLRQLADDPSALSNNVKALKGGDDRYRLRVGDWRVLFTIEADRIIVHEVGPRGSIYG from the coding sequence GTGGGACGGAGCTTGGTTTTCACCCGCGCCGCCGCTCGCGCCTTGAGTCGGATGCCGCGGAATACCGAGGAATGGATTCGCGGCAAACTTCGTCAACTCGCCGACGATCCGTCCGCACTCTCCAACAACGTCAAAGCCCTCAAGGGTGGCGACGACCGATACCGCCTGCGGGTCGGGGATTGGCGGGTGCTCTTCACCATCGAAGCGGATCGGATCATTGTCCACGAGGTCGGTCCCAGGGGCTCGATCTACGGGTAG
- the guaB gene encoding IMP dehydrogenase has translation MARISADSIIEGLTFDDVLLRPAASSVMPGEVDIGSRLTRTIRLNMPIIASAMDTVTEAPMAIAMAQNGGLGVIHRNLEPAEQAEQVRLVKKYESGMVLNPITIHPDETLADAFEVMKRNRISGIPVVERGPNGSRGKLVGILTNRDVRFATNAGQPVAELMTRDRLITVREGVTQDEAKRLLHQFRIEKLLVVDDHYRCIGLITVKDIEKQVTYPNAVKDEQGRLRVAAATTTGDAGFERAERLIDAGCDVVVVDTAHGHSRKVLDSVARVKQLSNAVQIIAGNVATAEGARALIDAGADAIKVGIGPGSICTTRIVAGVGVPQLTALMEAVEAAHGADVPVIADGGIKFSGDLAKAIAAGASVAMLGSLLAGTDEAPGEVFLYQGRSYKSYRGMGSVGAMARGSADRYFQAEVNDTHKLVPEGIEGQVPYKGPVAAVLHQLAGGLRAAMGYVGAPTVPDFQERAQFVRITNAGLRESHVHDVTITRESPNYPSR, from the coding sequence ATGGCCCGTATCAGCGCTGACTCGATCATCGAGGGCCTGACCTTCGACGACGTGCTGCTGCGCCCCGCCGCCTCGTCGGTTATGCCGGGCGAGGTCGATATCGGCAGCCGCCTCACCCGCACGATCCGGCTCAACATGCCGATCATCGCCTCGGCGATGGACACCGTCACCGAGGCGCCGATGGCCATCGCCATGGCCCAGAACGGCGGTCTCGGCGTCATCCACCGCAATCTCGAGCCGGCCGAGCAGGCCGAGCAGGTCCGCCTCGTCAAGAAGTACGAGTCCGGCATGGTGCTCAACCCGATCACCATCCACCCCGACGAGACCCTCGCCGACGCCTTCGAGGTGATGAAGAGGAACCGGATCTCCGGTATCCCGGTGGTCGAGCGCGGCCCCAACGGCTCGCGCGGCAAGCTCGTCGGCATCCTGACCAACCGCGACGTGCGCTTCGCGACCAATGCCGGTCAGCCCGTGGCCGAGCTCATGACCCGCGACCGGCTCATCACCGTGCGCGAGGGCGTGACGCAGGACGAGGCCAAGCGGCTGCTGCATCAATTCCGCATCGAGAAGCTGCTCGTGGTCGATGACCACTACCGTTGCATCGGCCTCATCACCGTCAAGGACATCGAGAAGCAGGTTACCTATCCCAATGCCGTCAAGGACGAGCAGGGGCGGCTGCGGGTCGCGGCGGCGACCACCACGGGCGATGCCGGCTTCGAGCGGGCCGAGCGCCTGATCGATGCGGGCTGCGACGTGGTCGTCGTCGACACCGCCCACGGCCATTCCCGCAAGGTGCTCGACAGCGTCGCCCGGGTGAAGCAGCTCTCCAACGCCGTGCAGATCATCGCCGGCAACGTCGCCACCGCCGAGGGTGCCCGCGCCCTGATCGATGCAGGTGCCGACGCGATCAAGGTCGGCATCGGACCGGGCTCGATCTGCACCACCCGCATCGTCGCCGGCGTCGGCGTGCCCCAGCTCACAGCGCTCATGGAAGCGGTCGAGGCGGCGCATGGCGCCGACGTGCCGGTGATCGCCGACGGCGGCATCAAGTTCTCGGGCGATCTCGCCAAGGCGATCGCGGCCGGTGCCTCGGTGGCGATGCTCGGCTCGCTGCTCGCGGGCACCGACGAGGCACCGGGCGAGGTGTTCCTCTACCAGGGCCGCTCCTACAAGAGCTATCGCGGCATGGGCTCGGTCGGCGCGATGGCGCGCGGCTCGGCCGACCGCTACTTTCAGGCCGAGGTCAACGATACCCACAAGCTCGTGCCCGAGGGAATCGAGGGGCAGGTGCCCTACAAGGGCCCGGTCGCGGCGGTGCTGCACCAGCTCGCCGGGGGGCTGCGCGCGGCGATGGGCTATGTCGGCGCCCCGACGGTGCCGGACTTCCAGGAGCGGGCGCAGTTCGTGCGCATCACCAATGCCGGTCTGCGCGAGAGCCACGTCCACGACGTGACGATCACCCGCGAGAGCCCGAACTATCCCAGCCGCTGA
- the murC gene encoding UDP-N-acetylmuramate--L-alanine ligase, with translation MKLPEKLGPIHFIGIGGIGMSGIAEVMANLGYTVQGSDANDNANVRRLAENGIRTFVGHRAENVENAALVVVSTAIRRDNPELIEARERRLPVVRRAEMLAELMRFKSCVAVAGTHGKTTTTSLVATLLDAGNLDPTVINGGIINAYGTNARMGAGDWMVVEADESDGTFLKLPADVAIVTNIDPEHLDHFGSFEAIKDAFRRFIDNIPFYGFAVMCIDHPIVQDLVGHIEDRRIITYGENPQADVRLIDIDLKGGQSRFRVMIRDRRPGFRMEIEDLVLPMPGRHNALNATAALAVAHELGVPSDAIRKALAGFGGVKRRFTRTGEWNGATIFDDYGHHPVEIQAVLRAARASTDGRVIAIVQPHRYTRLQSLFEDFCTCFNDADTVIVAPVYAAGEAPIEGIDRDSLIAGLKARGHRDAVALERPEDLARLVSGRAGSNDYVVCLGAGTITQWAYALPGELAALQG, from the coding sequence ATGAAGCTGCCCGAAAAGCTCGGCCCCATCCACTTCATCGGCATCGGCGGCATCGGCATGTCCGGCATCGCCGAGGTCATGGCCAATCTCGGCTATACGGTGCAGGGCTCGGACGCGAACGACAACGCCAATGTCCGGCGGCTGGCCGAGAACGGCATCCGCACCTTCGTCGGCCACCGGGCCGAGAACGTCGAGAACGCGGCCCTCGTCGTGGTCTCCACCGCGATCCGCCGCGACAACCCGGAGCTGATCGAAGCCCGCGAGCGCCGTCTGCCGGTGGTGCGCCGCGCCGAGATGCTGGCCGAGCTGATGCGCTTCAAGTCCTGCGTCGCGGTGGCCGGCACCCACGGCAAGACCACCACGACCTCGCTCGTCGCCACCCTGCTCGACGCCGGCAACCTCGACCCGACCGTCATCAACGGCGGCATCATCAACGCCTACGGCACCAATGCCCGCATGGGTGCCGGCGACTGGATGGTGGTCGAGGCCGACGAATCCGACGGCACTTTCCTCAAGCTGCCAGCGGATGTCGCCATCGTCACCAACATCGACCCCGAGCATCTCGACCATTTCGGCTCGTTCGAGGCGATCAAAGACGCCTTCCGGCGCTTCATCGACAACATCCCGTTCTACGGCTTTGCCGTGATGTGCATCGATCACCCGATCGTGCAGGATCTGGTCGGCCACATCGAGGACCGGCGCATCATCACCTACGGCGAGAACCCGCAGGCCGACGTGCGCCTCATCGACATCGATCTGAAGGGCGGCCAGAGCCGCTTCCGGGTGATGATCCGCGACCGCCGCCCCGGCTTCCGCATGGAGATCGAGGATCTCGTCCTGCCGATGCCCGGCCGCCACAACGCGCTCAACGCCACGGCAGCGCTGGCGGTGGCCCACGAACTCGGCGTGCCGTCGGACGCGATCCGCAAGGCGCTGGCCGGCTTCGGCGGCGTCAAGCGCCGCTTCACCCGCACGGGCGAGTGGAACGGCGCGACCATCTTCGACGATTACGGCCACCACCCGGTGGAGATCCAGGCGGTGCTGCGCGCGGCCCGCGCCTCGACCGACGGCCGGGTCATCGCCATCGTGCAGCCCCACCGCTACACCCGGCTTCAGTCGCTGTTCGAGGATTTCTGCACCTGCTTCAACGACGCCGACACGGTGATCGTCGCCCCGGTCTACGCGGCGGGCGAGGCACCGATCGAGGGTATCGACCGCGATTCGCTGATTGCCGGCCTGAAGGCCCGCGGCCACCGCGACGCGGTCGCCCTGGAGCGCCCGGAGGATCTGGCCCGCCTGGTGTCCGGCCGCGCCGGCTCGAACGACTACGTCGTGTGCCTGGGCGCCGGCACGATCACCCAATGGGCCTACGCGCTGCCGGGAGAGCTGGCGGCTTTGCAGGGATGA
- a CDS encoding cell division protein FtsQ/DivIB, which translates to MDGGGRFSQPLNAAGNPGSGGILAGLRLPKILRRFSSARRLRPAVPIEARVPRLAGTALVAGLAGTVALTGFVMSGRYDSFVAENGRPLDIVARIAGFGVERVTITGLSRMYEREVLSTAGIDWRSSVPFLDVDGVRDRLLAEKLIASASVRKLYPNEIVINQVEREPAALWQQNGEIQVIAADGKVIDDLRDERYVNLPLVVGAGANERLKEYLALIEAAGPLGSRIRAGTYVSGRRWTLKLDGVDIRLPEADPADALARLVRLERESKILEKDIIAVDLRMADRVVVRLTEEAAAARAESRKKPKKGTAT; encoded by the coding sequence ATGGATGGTGGAGGACGCTTCTCTCAACCGCTGAACGCAGCCGGTAACCCCGGCAGCGGCGGGATCCTTGCGGGCTTACGGCTCCCGAAGATCCTCAGGCGGTTCTCGTCGGCGCGTCGGCTCCGGCCGGCGGTGCCGATCGAGGCACGCGTGCCGCGGCTCGCGGGCACGGCGCTGGTCGCCGGGCTTGCCGGCACCGTCGCGCTGACCGGCTTCGTCATGAGCGGACGCTACGATAGCTTCGTCGCCGAGAACGGCCGGCCGCTCGACATCGTCGCGCGGATCGCCGGCTTCGGCGTCGAACGGGTGACCATCACCGGTCTGTCGCGGATGTACGAGCGCGAGGTGCTGAGCACCGCCGGCATCGACTGGCGCTCCTCCGTGCCGTTCCTCGACGTCGATGGCGTGCGCGATCGTCTGCTCGCCGAGAAGCTGATCGCCAGCGCCTCCGTGCGGAAGCTCTACCCCAACGAGATCGTCATCAATCAGGTCGAGCGCGAGCCCGCCGCGCTCTGGCAGCAGAACGGCGAGATCCAGGTGATCGCCGCCGACGGCAAGGTGATCGATGACCTGCGCGACGAGCGTTACGTCAACCTGCCGCTCGTCGTCGGCGCGGGCGCCAACGAGCGCCTCAAGGAATATCTCGCGCTGATCGAGGCGGCCGGTCCGCTCGGATCGCGCATCCGCGCCGGCACCTACGTCTCCGGCCGGCGCTGGACGCTCAAGCTCGACGGCGTCGACATCCGCCTGCCCGAGGCCGACCCCGCCGACGCGCTCGCCCGGCTGGTGCGGCTCGAGCGGGAGAGCAAGATTCTGGAGAAGGACATCATCGCGGTGGACCTGCGCATGGCCGACCGCGTCGTGGTGCGCCTGACCGAGGAGGCTGCGGCCGCCCGGGCGGAGAGCCGCAAGAAGCCGAAGAAGGGGACCGCGACATGA
- a CDS encoding D-alanine--D-alanine ligase, with protein MSKHVAVLMGGWSSEREISLRSGNACAEALEGEGYRVTRVDVGPDIATVLTELRPDVALNALHGPAGEDGTIQGLLEILKIPYTHSGVLASALAMHKERAKTVMRAAGVSVPEGRVVNRHDAAKSHPLTPPYVVKPIAEGSSMGVIIVREERSHPPQILASDEWVYGEEVLAETYVAGRELTCAVLGDRALGVTEIKPVSGEWYDFDAKYAGGGSIHVLPADLKLNIYQRVQELALTAHQALGCRGVSRADLRYDDTPGGTGALVVLEVNTQPGMTQTSLVPEIAAHAGQSFGELVRWMVEDASLNR; from the coding sequence ATGTCCAAGCACGTCGCCGTCCTGATGGGCGGCTGGTCTTCCGAGCGGGAAATCTCGCTTCGCTCCGGCAATGCCTGCGCCGAGGCGCTGGAAGGGGAGGGGTATCGCGTCACCCGCGTCGATGTCGGGCCCGACATCGCCACGGTGCTGACCGAGCTGCGGCCCGATGTAGCGCTCAACGCGCTGCACGGCCCGGCCGGCGAGGACGGCACGATCCAGGGCCTCCTGGAGATCCTGAAGATCCCCTACACCCATTCCGGCGTGCTGGCCTCGGCGCTCGCCATGCACAAGGAGCGTGCCAAAACGGTCATGCGCGCGGCCGGTGTGAGCGTCCCTGAGGGCCGGGTCGTTAACCGTCATGATGCGGCGAAGTCACACCCGTTAACCCCTCCCTATGTCGTGAAGCCGATCGCCGAGGGCTCCTCGATGGGGGTCATCATCGTGCGCGAGGAGCGCTCGCACCCGCCCCAGATCCTGGCCTCCGACGAATGGGTCTACGGCGAGGAAGTCCTTGCGGAGACTTACGTTGCCGGCCGCGAGCTGACCTGCGCGGTGCTGGGCGACCGGGCCCTCGGAGTCACCGAGATCAAGCCCGTTTCGGGGGAGTGGTACGACTTCGATGCGAAGTACGCCGGAGGGGGGTCGATCCACGTCCTCCCCGCCGATCTTAAACTAAATATTTACCAGCGTGTCCAAGAGTTGGCGTTAACGGCGCATCAAGCACTGGGATGTCGTGGCGTCAGCCGTGCCGACCTTCGTTACGACGACACGCCGGGTGGAACCGGCGCTCTCGTCGTCCTCGAGGTCAATACGCAGCCAGGGATGACCCAGACGAGCCTTGTGCCGGAGATCGCGGCCCACGCAGGCCAGAGTTTCGGTGAACTCGTCCGATGGATGGTGGAGGACGCTTCTCTCAACCGCTGA
- the murB gene encoding UDP-N-acetylmuramate dehydrogenase, translating into MTAHSLIDAIRAAAPELRGRLLENQSLADLTWFRVGGPAQVLFSPADEEDLSAFLTALDPSVPVTVIGLGSNLIVRDGGIPGVTIRLGGKAFGSVEIDGETIRSGTAVPDMRLAKAAAEASLDGLAFFRGIPGSVGGALRMNAGAHGGETTDVLVEVRGIDRTGEVRRFTHAEMGFRYRHSSAPDDVIFTGATFRGRPGNREAIEAEMERVTAAREAAQPIRERTGGSTFKNPEGGKAWQLIDAAGCRGLILGGAQVSEMHCNFLINRGGATAADIEGLGEEVRRRVREHSGFELHWEIKRIGVAASLA; encoded by the coding sequence ATGACCGCGCACTCCCTCATCGACGCGATCCGCGCCGCCGCGCCCGAACTTCGCGGCCGCCTCCTCGAAAACCAGTCGCTCGCCGACCTGACGTGGTTCCGCGTCGGCGGGCCGGCGCAGGTGCTGTTCAGCCCGGCGGACGAGGAGGATCTGTCCGCCTTCCTCACCGCCCTCGATCCGTCCGTGCCGGTGACGGTGATCGGGCTTGGCTCGAACCTGATCGTGCGCGACGGCGGCATTCCCGGCGTGACGATCCGGCTCGGCGGCAAGGCTTTCGGCTCGGTCGAGATCGACGGCGAGACGATCCGCTCCGGCACGGCCGTGCCCGACATGCGGCTCGCCAAGGCGGCGGCGGAAGCCAGCCTCGACGGGCTCGCCTTCTTCCGCGGCATCCCCGGCTCCGTCGGCGGCGCGCTTCGGATGAATGCCGGAGCGCATGGCGGCGAGACCACCGACGTGCTGGTGGAGGTCCGCGGCATCGACCGGACGGGGGAGGTCCGCCGCTTCACCCATGCCGAGATGGGGTTCCGCTATCGCCACTCCTCGGCACCGGACGACGTGATCTTCACGGGCGCGACCTTCCGCGGCCGCCCCGGCAACCGCGAGGCGATCGAGGCGGAGATGGAGCGGGTGACCGCCGCCCGCGAGGCCGCCCAGCCGATCCGCGAGCGCACCGGCGGCTCGACCTTCAAGAATCCGGAGGGCGGCAAGGCCTGGCAGCTCATCGACGCCGCCGGCTGCCGCGGGCTGATCCTGGGCGGAGCCCAGGTCTCGGAGATGCACTGCAACTTCCTGATCAACCGCGGCGGCGCCACCGCCGCCGACATCGAGGGGCTCGGCGAGGAGGTACGCCGCCGGGTGCGCGAACATTCGGGCTTCGAGCTGCACTGGGAGATCAAGCGCATCGGCGTCGCGGCTTCGCTCGCCTGA
- a CDS encoding putative peptidoglycan glycosyltransferase FtsW has protein sequence MMSRAERSPLADWWWTVDRGLLAGLGCLMVAGLVFLMGGGPPVAERIGLPTFYFLNRQAMYLAPTILLIIAVSFLSVRHIRRFALVTWLLGVVLCILAGKFGPEIKGAHRWIQFGSFGLQPSEFVKPAFVVVTAWAFSEGANRRDMPGVIFAFMLLPMTIVPLILQPDFGQTMLITMVWCTLFFVAGLHWFWVAGLGFAGIVGVFTAYTFLHHVRERINRFMDPESGDSFQEVWSRESFNSGGWFGTGPGEGVAKRHLPDAHTDFIFSVTGEEFGVLVCLGLVALFAYIVIRGLKLARRTDDTFTRLAITGLTTLFGLQACINMAVNTQLMPAKGMTLPFVSYGGSSLISLALGMGFLVALTRKRPRTTAVNQRPPGTMPSAVPGLMQ, from the coding sequence ATGATGTCGCGCGCCGAACGCAGCCCCCTCGCGGATTGGTGGTGGACGGTCGATCGCGGCCTTCTGGCCGGCCTCGGCTGCCTGATGGTGGCCGGTCTCGTCTTCCTGATGGGTGGCGGACCGCCGGTGGCCGAACGCATCGGCCTGCCGACCTTCTACTTCCTCAACCGGCAGGCGATGTATCTCGCCCCCACCATCCTGCTCATCATCGCCGTGTCGTTCCTGTCGGTGCGCCACATCCGGCGCTTCGCCCTGGTGACGTGGCTGCTCGGCGTGGTGCTCTGCATCCTCGCCGGCAAGTTCGGCCCCGAGATCAAGGGCGCACATCGCTGGATCCAGTTCGGCTCCTTCGGCCTCCAGCCCTCGGAATTCGTGAAGCCCGCCTTCGTGGTCGTCACCGCCTGGGCCTTCTCGGAGGGTGCCAACCGCCGCGACATGCCCGGCGTCATCTTCGCGTTCATGCTGCTGCCGATGACCATCGTGCCGCTGATCCTCCAGCCGGATTTCGGCCAGACCATGCTGATCACGATGGTGTGGTGCACCCTGTTCTTCGTCGCCGGGCTGCACTGGTTCTGGGTGGCGGGTCTCGGATTTGCCGGCATCGTCGGTGTCTTCACCGCCTACACCTTCCTCCACCACGTCCGCGAGCGCATCAACCGCTTCATGGATCCTGAATCGGGCGACAGTTTCCAAGAGGTCTGGTCGCGCGAATCGTTCAATTCCGGCGGCTGGTTCGGCACCGGCCCCGGTGAGGGCGTGGCCAAGCGCCATCTGCCCGACGCGCATACCGATTTCATCTTCTCGGTCACCGGCGAGGAATTCGGCGTGCTGGTCTGCCTGGGCCTCGTGGCACTCTTCGCCTACATCGTCATCCGCGGGCTGAAGCTCGCGCGCCGCACCGACGATACCTTCACGAGGCTCGCCATCACCGGTCTGACGACGCTCTTCGGCCTGCAGGCCTGCATCAACATGGCGGTGAACACGCAGCTCATGCCGGCCAAGGGCATGACTCTGCCGTTCGTCTCCTACGGCGGCTCCTCGCTGATCTCGCTGGCGCTCGGGATGGGCTTCCTCGTAGCGCTCACGCGCAAGCGCCCCCGCACCACGGCTGTCAACCAGCGCCCGCCCGGCACCATGCCCTCGGCCGTTCCGGGACTGATGCAGTGA